The Solanum pennellii chromosome 11, SPENNV200 sequence atttttctagcATACGAATGTCATTGTGTATCCCATAAagctcaaaatttaaataaaaagaaatgacaATTGAAAACGAAATTCAATACGGAATATGTAAAAAGATTTTGATTCTCGAAAAAATGTAAAGAATTCTAAATTTCTTTTGGATCAATGAGACGGTAGATACTCTATGATAGCTATAGACGTGATACACATAATTAGAGATATCTTTTAGACATATATCATAGATATATTTATCTGGACGCGCTGAAAACATATACTAAAGTTCAAAATATGATAATGATTAGGGGAAAAAGACAAATATACTtccgaactatcgtaaatggtatgcaaatactctccgtcatacttttggTACATTAGTGCCCCTatcgtccaaaaactagagcatatatgccCTTCACTCTGATGGAAGACTAAATAGTAACATGTGACAATCTTATCCCCCGATTCGATATTCAATAAATATCGAGTttgtggataagattatgaaatGTGTATGTCCATTAGTTGAAAGAATTTATATGGTCAAGTTTTTGGACAACACGAATATCTATATCTCGAAAGTATGACGAAAATATCTGCTtatcatttacgatagttcaaGGATACATTCCTTTTCACTAATacttatcatatcatatattattataagtggaaaGATTTTAGTTCAAAGTTAGATTACGAAAATgctcttcatcaattttttaaattaaaaaatcttttaataatttttaaaattaaattaataatgacAATGAAACTTGACCAAATACATGATAGATGTTACaacttattatttttcatttattaatgaatttgattGTTAAACCTTTTAGCTTCTACCACTAAACACATTCATTCACAACCTTTCATGTACTTAAATTCTCCCTTTATAAATTGGATAAAAAGTATTAATCCACTGCACTTTGTGTTTCATCATCTAATAGTTTTtatgtacatattttttttattgctcACTATTTTTCTTACTGATTTGTGcctttgttcattttttattttcatgattgttCGAGACATCTGATAGTTctaatgtaatatttttttatggattactatttcttttattgGTTTGTGTCCTTcattcatctttttattttaatgataattGGAGTATTTATGTCCCAAGAAAGTTAAGCCTTGGGTCTTAGAATTTTTGAGTGATAATTctaagggcaactttcacatatagcaaataaaaacatatttatatgctataacaaagtttgcataattgcgctccatagcaaacatagaaactgtataattcgctatacatatacagttgaagcaaattgtataaaacgaagtgtataaaacaagaaagagaaagacacttgggcagagaactgtataaaaacgaagtgtataaaacgaattgtattattataagtgtatagaacgattatatacaatttgaatttgtataaaatgagaaagagagaaagacaaaagagacttgacaaggaatatacaattgaatcgaattgtataaaacgagaaagagagaaattagatacaatttgaaaattgtataaaacgagaaagagagaaattagatacaatatgaaaattgtataaaacgagaaagagagaaaggcaaaagaaaatgggcaggggagtatttttattgtataattataagtgtataggacgaaaatatgtacttgcatgtgtatatacaattttctcacgcgttatacaaacaaaaacacaatttatacatttcgcttttgtttgtataagtgagaaagacgagggtggcgagcgagacttgggagagtggcgagcgagatctggaagaggggagagaggggaacaaaaatatatgtatttatacaattttctccgctttatacaattagagacaatttttatacatttgtgtttgtataaaaagtgaggaagcgagcgagagattggaggagagtggcgagcgagatatttgggagagaggcgtctgacaattttttgcaaacgtttgctatggagcacaattaaatcaaaccctagccactccatttattttaggttattagtttgctattatatacaatttttcctaaTTCTAATtggtaaaaatattgttttagcCTTACAAGTTGCTCATTATCTCCAAAAAAATCATTGATATTTAAATTCTAGGCATAAAATGAACTCTAAAAAGAGTTTATTTTACATGCACAAAAACACATATAGAAGTACTTTAGACAATGTTGAGCAATTTTATATCGACAAGACTTGAAcctatataaattataacaataacaaaGGTCAAACGTGCAAGGCACATATCGAGAACTAGTAATATAGAAAATACGTGAAAAgacatgtaattatttttatttttgaaacgaATAGCCTAGTTGAGAAGTGCAAATATccataagaaagaaaatagagatACCTAGCAAACGAAAACGTCCAATATcgtatatttcttttttttttaacaaaagccAGTAACATAAAAATCTCAAGACGAAAAATCACAATCCATTCGATTTGGGAATTGCTTCAGAAATGGCTCCGAAGCCCAAAGAGAAAGCAAAGGCATCTGCAGTAGCAACCCCTGCTATAGCAATTGAAGATCTCTTCACTTCGCTTAATCGCCACATTCAACGATCCGAGTATGAGCAAGCCGTCAAAGTTTCTGATCAAAGTAAGTTCCTTTTCGAGTTATAATTTCATCGATCTGTAATAATCCAATGTAtcgatccaaaaaaaaaaaggcatttgatgatttttgtttGAAGTTCTTGCGGCTGCGCCTGGAGATGAGGATGCGATACGGTGTAAAGTGGTGGCGTTAGTGAAAGCAGATTCTATAGAAGAAGCATTGGTTGCTATTAAAGACTGTAGCAAAAAGGGTTTTGTTGATCTTAGCTTCTTTAAGGTAATAATGAATCTTTGaactatatatatagtttaatttaaagGTGACTTGAAAATAGGCATTATGAACCAACATATATCTAGGGATTTTGGTTGGAAAATTGTGCAAAAGGCGAGTTTAGTATGACAGAAATCTTTTCACATAAGATATAACTTTCTGGTGTTGATACTACATTACAGCATTCTTTTTATTCTCTCCATGTCACTTGCCCCAATTAGCACTTTTACAATACTACTTCCTTTGTTTCAATATATGTGATTCTTTTATTGCACACGGAGTTTTAAAAAAACGTCTTTGAAACTTGTGATCTAAAACAAGCCATAGAGATTTGTGGCGGTAAATGGTGTCACTAATGGGTAGAATTAGAAGTGCAAAGTTATTGTcctaaatatagaaaaatgtgTTCTTTTTGGGATATACTAAAAGGGAAAGAGTATCTTATAATTTGAGATGGAGGAGTATACatctttagtactcaaaatCACCAAAGCACTGTTCTATTTTCTTGATGAAGTAAATAAATTGTATTAAAGAGGTATCAAGAGGATTCAGAGTTACAAAGCATCTGTCTGTTAGCTTCAGGGCATAACTATATGAAGCTAAAACTAAGCAATAATCAGTATAAACAGTCAAAATATACCCCTAACACCACTGCTATGTCAGGGTCAAGGAGCTAAAACATCCAAAAATCTGTCTACACTGTTTACAAGGGAGTGAAAATGCCAACTAAACATACTAACTAGACATCTAGCCTTTAGAGTACTTGTATGACTGAAACTCCATCAAAGCATCTGCTATTCCTTTCCTTccaaatacaccaaaaatttGCTGCTGGGATCATTCTCCAGATCCTTTGGATGGTTTCATTAACTCTCCAGAGAATCAAACTTCCATAGGCAACTTTGATGGACTGGGGCATGACCTATTGGAGGCCAAACATAGAGAAAAATAGATGTCACATGTCATCTGTCCCTGAGCAATGCAGAAAGAGGTGCCTGACAGATACACTATTCTGCTTGCAATAGAAGCATCTGTTGACAATGATGATACCTCTCTTTCTAAGATtgggctttttttttttacatagaGAAAACAAGAAACAATGATAGTGGTGGATGGATTCCTGCCAACCTGGAACCCTTGAATCCATTTGAGTTCTTTAACCTTTGCCAACATTTGAGCGAGCCCCCTTTCCGTTGGCAGAATAAACAAAAAAGGGGAGAGAGGGTCTCCCTGCCTGCGATCCTTTTGAGGAGAAAAAAAATCCCCACATGGCTTATATTAACCAGAACAGAGAATTTTACagttgaaaatacaaatatatatccaCCTTATCCATCTATTTCCAAACACCATCTTCTTTAATATATCACTTAAATAAGCCCAATTTAATTGGTCAAAGACCCTCTCTATGTTCAGCTTACATAGAAGGCCAGTATCCCCAGTTTTGAGCTTCCAATCAAGAACCTCATTGGCAATCATGGATGCATCAATGACTTGCCAATTTTCATGAAAGCACTTTTCTGTCCAGAAATCAATTTGGCCAAATCATCCCAACCCCCAagtcattttcattttcctctCTGTCTCCTTTGTATTTGATCTCAAACTCAGAATTGTGGTAATCTAGTGTAGTGGCAAGTAGCTGTTATTTGTTGCTATAAGTTTTTGTTTGTAATCTCACTTGATTAATATAATTGTCTTACTTGATTTAGCAGAGTGAGGATAACCATTAGTTATATGCGTTTGGAAAGTATGAGTTTTTTTATTATGTCGGTAAATGTATTTGCATACTTTTTGTTCTTGTTTAACCATATAAGATCAAACCTCTCCAAGGGTTGCAAGGCCATAACGAGTAGCTGGTGGGTTTTTTGGTTATCCTTTGTTTgctaattaatttgtttttctattTCCCCACtttgtcttttaattttatttacatgtatGATTAATAACCGAACCAAAACCGATAACAACCAAACCAATAAAGgtatatatttgttttgatttagttttaataattttataaactgATTAAATTGGTTtcgttttggttttggttttggttttggttCTGATCCATAGCCGACCCAAACTGTCCTGTGAACACCATTAGGCACAGGACTGAAGGGCAGCTAACTGCAGTGAGGGTCTCTATGATTCTGTCTCTTTGTACAGTTTCTGGTAGTAATCCAGAATACCTTCCTTGACCAACCCTTTGTCATCAGTTATGCTCTACCCTATTTTCAAATGATCAACGGTATTTCCACTTTTGTGTGAGTTAGCCATTCTCTGAAAGAATTTTGTGTTCTTACTTCTAATCTCCCTCCTTCAACCATAGGCTTCTAAATTTTTGTTTCCAGCATACTTCTGCTGCAATGCTATCTGCTTCAATTCTAATTTCAGGCTTAGTGACTTCAGCTTCTGATCGGGGTGTGAGTTCTATGTTCAACAATCTGCTCTAAGTCTCTCCAGCCCTACCAAATCCTTGCTCCTTTGAGTTACAATTTTGCCAAAATCCTCCCAATTCCATCTAGTAATGTCCTTCATGTTCCTTAGCTTTTGTGTGAATATAAAATTTGGGGTGCCCATTACTGTATAAGAGTTCCACCAATGTTTCACCATATCTGTGAAACCATCAGATTATAGCTACATGttctcaaatttaaaatatgaggGTGATGCTACCCAATCCCCGCTTTCCATAATAATTAGCATATGATTTGAGAACACCATGGGCATGGTATGTTACTTAATGGCTTTGAACATCACTCCATTCAGGGGAGATTAAAAATCTGTCAATTCTTGAGGCTTGGGATAGGTCCTCCACTACTGTGCTTCTGTAGTAGAGGGTCAATCAACTCCAATTCTAGGATGATGTTTGAGAAACCCCTCGTGGCATGTTGTTATCAAtctttgagagaagagaagaggaaaaagagaagaaggtaAAATGTATGTTGTTAAGCTAGTTTGGATACTCTTACCAAAGGTCGATTTCCCAGGATGTTAGAGGCAGCGATTTTTTAATCTGATGGTCACATATTGTATACCTGAATGATATTATTACAACTGAAACATCCTACGGCTTCCTCCGAATAGCAATTTCAACTAAGGAGTAGGAACTAGGAAGTATAATAGGAAATATATGAGCAGTCATCAGTCCCTGATCTTGTCTACAGGAGATAGTTAACCATTTTGTAAGCTTCTTTTCAGTGTGAAGTTAGCTTGTATCGTTCCAGCACCCGTCTTTATGCAAATTATTTACGTATATTTGCCTTATGTTAACTCTGTATCTCCTCTActtgatgaaaagaaaaataatttccttTCTCTTTAGTTCTGTATTTTGTTTCTCTCATtaacatttttcctttttcattgtCATGCTTTCTTTGAAAAGGCATATTGCTTATATCGGCAAAATAAATTGGAGGAGGCTTTAGAGTCCTTGAAGGGGCAAGAAGGAAGTACCGAGTCAATGCTGTTGGAATCTCAGATTTTGTATCGATTAGGAAAGATGGGTGCATCTGTCGATATTTATCAAAAGCTCCCAAAGTCTACGATAGATTCCTTGGAGATAAATCTTGTTGCTGGTCTGGTTTCTGCTGGAAGATCTTCTGAAGTGCAGGGAACCTTGGATTCACTGAGAGTAAAAGCAACTAGCAGTTTTGAATTGGCTTACAACACTGCCTGCTCTTTAATTGAAAGGGAGAAGTACAAAGATGCGGAACAACTGTTATTGTCAGCTCGAAGGCAAGTTTGCCTCTATTAAGCTCTTCATAACCCCATGAAAGAATTAGATTCAGTTAGTCCTGACTTGTTTTATTTGTATGACTTTTATCCATTTTCTTAACAGTTGATGATGCACAATCTATGACTAGTAAAAAGAGCATCAGATATTTCCTTGCTTGGAAGTTATTTTGGAGGGTTTAAGTTGGCATCAAGATATACTTGCTTTAGCTATTGATATAATCTTGTCGTTATGAACTTAAGGAGAATCTTAAGCATCTTTTATCCTCTTATTTGGGTTTAACTTTTTGTTGGCTTTATAACCATTTAGTAATGATAGACTGACCGTTTAGAACTAGTCTAATTGAAAGATGTGCCATTGCAGTCAAAAGTGCTTGTATGTTGGGGGTTAAAATGTCTGCAAAGCTGCTATATCTACTTATTTGTCTTATGTAAATGGAGTTACAGTTCTTTATACAAGAAAGTAAGTTTCTTTAACAATTCCAATTTTCAGAATCATGCAAATGATGCTTCTGTATCTTTGTTTGGTTATAATTGTTACTTGCCTTTTCTATCAAATCTTAATGTCTTCTCTTTTGGTTCGTTTTTTTCtttggggtggggggtgggggaaTAGAGGGGGCATGTTATATGAGGCTTTAAATCATTAGTTGTGTATATTGTGGGTTGATTTCCTCTCTAGATCCTGTAGACAGTTGAATGCAGTTTATTATTTGCTGCCAGAGATGTTGGGACAAACTGGAATATCTATTTATGAGATGTCACAAGGGACAAACTGCATTCTGGTCTATTCATTTGGAACAATCGTAAAATGAAATTTTCTCTTCCTTCGTCTTTTTATAGTTTATGTACGTATAGAAGTCTCAAATCAAATGGGTGAAATCTTCCACTTTGGAATTCTCTGTGAAACTTCCAGTTTTTGCATGAATAAATGAGAATATAAAAGAAAGACGAATATCTTATTGTGGATATTGGAATTACAGAATTGGTCAAGAAACACTTATGGAAGAGAATTTAGCTGATGAtgatgttgaaattgaattggCTCCTATAGCTGTTCAAATTGCATATGTACAACAGGTAAATTGTCTTATGACATGAGTTTGACTAGCCTTCTTTTGCTTTGATAAGTTGCAATTATGcaagttgtttttttttctctccagATTCTAGGGAACACCCAAGAGGCTGTTGCATCGTATACTGATCTTGTCAAAAGAAATTTGGCTGACGAGTCTTCACTTGCGGTGGCAGTAAATAATCTCATTGCTTTAAAGGGTCCTAAAGATGTCTCTGATGGCCTAAGGAAACTTGATAAGCTAATAGAGAAAAGTGATGGACCAGAGAAGTTCCAGCTTGCTCGTGGACTAGACTTGAAGCTCTCACAGAAGCAAAGTGAAGCAATATATACCAATAGGGTGCTGCTGCTACTTCATTCTAATAAGATGGATCAGGTATATTATATGAGATTTACATTGTTTGCAATGGTTCTACTTTTAACATTTGATGCATTAGAAACAAGGTGAACCATGATAGACATCCAACTGCTATTGTTTATTCCCGGAGTCTTTTTccaatgtttatttttttcattggaTTGTTACAGGCTAGAGAACTTGTTAGTGCCCTACCTGGGATGTTCCCTGGTAGCTTGATGCCTGTACTTCTTCAAGCTGCTGTACATGTGAGAGAGAACAAGGCTGCTAAAGCTGAAGAAATACTTGGGCAGTATGTAGATAAGTTTCCTGACAGGTCCAAGGTTATCCTGCTTGCAAGGGCTCAGGTTGCTGCAGCTGCTGGCCATCCTCAGATTGCAGCTGATTCCTTGGCGAAAATACCTGAGATTCAACACAAGCCTGTAACTGTTGCAACCATTGTTTCTCTCAAGGAACGGGCTGGAGATATTAATGGTGCCGATGCTGTGTTTGATTCCGCAATCAAGTGGTGGTCAAATGCCATGACTGAAGACAATAAGCTCAATACCATCATGCAGG is a genomic window containing:
- the LOC107004659 gene encoding signal recognition particle subunit SRP72 produces the protein MAPKPKEKAKASAVATPAIAIEDLFTSLNRHIQRSEYEQAVKVSDQILAAAPGDEDAIRCKVVALVKADSIEEALVAIKDCSKKGFVDLSFFKAYCLYRQNKLEEALESLKGQEGSTESMLLESQILYRLGKMGASVDIYQKLPKSTIDSLEINLVAGLVSAGRSSEVQGTLDSLRVKATSSFELAYNTACSLIEREKYKDAEQLLLSARRIGQETLMEENLADDDVEIELAPIAVQIAYVQQILGNTQEAVASYTDLVKRNLADESSLAVAVNNLIALKGPKDVSDGLRKLDKLIEKSDGPEKFQLARGLDLKLSQKQSEAIYTNRVLLLLHSNKMDQARELVSALPGMFPGSLMPVLLQAAVHVRENKAAKAEEILGQYVDKFPDRSKVILLARAQVAAAAGHPQIAADSLAKIPEIQHKPVTVATIVSLKERAGDINGADAVFDSAIKWWSNAMTEDNKLNTIMQEAAAFKLRYGRKDEAARLYEQLVKSHGSIEALVGLIQTAAHGDIEKAEAYEKQLKPLPGLKALDVDSLEKTSGAKHAEKGTNAGATETYEAKSKDKAKKKRKRKPKYPKGFDPANPGPLPDPERWLPKRERSSYRPKRKDKRAAQVRGSQGAVAKEAASNSDTKSNQPANPKGASQHAGNVQSKASSKSSRKKSRK